AAATCCATTTCCGTCTCTGGTACCACATCCAACACCGGAGCAACTTCGATGAAGGCGTCAAGAGGCGCCCTCACGAAGAGATAGTTTAGCCCCACTGGAACCCGCAGTCCTACACGTGCATCGGACGCATCCTTCACCCGTCCGCCGACGCCGTAGTACAGCGGTAATTTCCCTCTTGTCACGTTGAAGACGCCGTAGTCGTGAAACAGGTAGTCAACGTGAGTGTTGAAATCGCGGTCGTTGTCCTGCGACCAGGCGAGTGCGAAATCTACAGCGGTGCTGTAGCCGGTCCAGACTTTTCCATTGATGGCGGTCGGTTCCCCCATCACCGCTCCCATACCGAACCCCTTGTCGCGCGGCTGCGCGAAACTGAGCACCGGAATCGCCAGCAATGCGACGCCAACCAAGATGATTAATCTGCTCATACGCGTTTCCTCCTTTACGGTAGTTGATACGGAAACATCAGCAGACACTGCTTGTGGTATTTTTTGATACCGACACGGCTTGGCAAAGGTTCCAGATCTTTCATGCGACCTTCACGTATTGCGGAACAATGCGACAGAGCCACGGCCGTAATGGTCGTGGCTCTGAGGAACCAAGAGAATAGAGGAAATCAGAAGTCGAACCGGATTCCGGTTCGCACAAAGAAATACGAGCCGGACTCGTTGCCGTAGACATACCCGGTGTCGTCGTTCAGGTCGGCGTAGTCGCCATCGGCGGTCACAGTTACGCTCGGCGCCACTCGAAGCTGCGCACCCAAGGACAACTTGACCAGCTGATAATCGAGATCGGAATACGTGTGCATCTCGGGAAACGTGAAGTCCTGGTGGGTCAGGTCCGGCTGACCGCTTTCGTTCAGGAGTCGGCTGGAAACGTCGGGCATAAGGACCTGGTCGAGTGCGCCAGTTGCCGTGCTGATCGAGAGGCTTCCGGTGAAGCGAACTCGCTCGCTGGGAATAAACGTTCCTGTCAAATACGCGGTGTGCGTCTGTGATTCATAGTCAGACATGGCATACTCGGAGCCGTAGTGTTTTTGACGGATCGTCAGATTCGGAGCGACACCCACGGTGTCGCTAAACAGATGTGCCCCTCAGCCGTCGAACAGCGCCACCGTCACCGGCTCCTTGGCTCGATCATACAGATAATTGTACCCGCCCGCAAAGGCCCATTCTGAATTCGGCGACAGTGTCACATTCAAGTTCGGTTGGAACGACACGTGGTTTACATCGAGCGAGTCCAGTTCGCTGTTCTTATCGTAGATTCCCTTGAGCATCAATGCCACCGTCGAATTGGCCGATGGTATCCACGACACGGTCAGGTTTGCCTCGTGATAATCGGTGGGCAGAGTGGAGACATTCTGGTACTTGAGGTCCTCGCGTTGGAAGTAGAACACGAAACCGAAACCCGGGACCAGCGGGCGCAGGACATCGCGTCCTCTCTCCTCGAACAGGCCGTTGAGATTTGCGAACGGGTCGGAGGTCTTTTCAAAACGATATGTGAGGGCCATATTCACCCGGTCGGCAGAACGATACCGGAATTTCGTTTGTCCGGTGAACCTGCCGGTAGTATAGGACATTCCCGCACCCGGGTAATTGGACCGCACTCTTCGATCGTATCCGCCCAGGAGAGACATGGTGAGACGGGGATTCAGCTTACGAATCACTTCGAGGGACCCCTTCAGGTCTGAACGGTCCAGCGATGACCACCTGGTGTAATCGAAACTGACCTGGGGGCCGGGTCGACCAGCGCGAAAAGTGGGCAGGTCAATGAACGGATCATCACTCCTCTGGCGCACGGCTGAAGCCCGCGCGATCATGCGAGTGTGTGCCGCCAGGGGGACCGAATAGGTTGCCGAGCCGGTAAGGGCATCGGTTGACAAATCTACTCTCTTGTTAGTAACATGCGTGAAACCGGCTGTTCCCGCGAGGTGTCCCTTGCCGATCTCTCTTTTCACCCGAACTTTGTGCGACAGTTTTTCCGTCTGTGGAGCTGCTCCATAGGCTGCGACCGTATCCGCAAACACAAGCCGCGAATCGAATTCCGGACCCGAGGTTCCGTTGACGGGGTTGATAGCAGGGTCATAACTGGCGTACGGGTTCGGCACTCTGGAATTGAAATGTCGGTACCCGAACTGGTAGCCAATTGTGTACTTGCCAAAGTCGCCCTGTACGCCGGTTTCGAATTGATGGGTCCGGCGGTCAACATCGACGCCTTGTGATGTAATGTGGCAGCTGAAGCAATGGCTGCTTGATGTCGACTGTTCCGTCCCGCGCTCGAGAATAGATCGGTGAGTGGCCATCAATCGTAGATTTTTCGATCGTGAGAGCAGCATGCTGATACGTCCCAGCAGTTCCTGTCGGTTGGTGTTGTAATCAGCATTGGGATCAAGTATCTCGTGTGTGACAATCTTGCCTCCCGGGCGAGTGGAGAGCCATTCGCGAACTTCCATATTCGACAGGTTATCCTGGCCCATCTGCTTGGTCAATGATCGATACTGAAATAAGCCGGTAAAGCGATCCGAAGTGGAAGTTTCCAGTCGACCAAAGATGTTCTGGTCATCGAAGTAATTGGCGTCCAGTCGAAAGATCGTTCCCTCCCGAACCGAGTATTGACTGAACCCGAACTCCGGTAGTAACTCGGAATTGCCGAGGTTGTATTCACCGACCTTTTTGGCGTAATCGCTGAAATCGGTGTAATGCGAGCCGAGCCAGAGCGAGTATTGATCGCGGCTGGATACGTCGTTGGCCGCCTGAAGCGCCGGGACCGCCATCGACCCCGTCAGGATGATCAGCAGAACAATGAATTTTCGTCGCATTGCGTCACTCCTATCGAGTCAAGGCGTTGCCGCCGGTTGAGATTGCTTGTGAAGGAAGGTCCGAACCATGTATCATCGGGTGACACTGCGTGCACTTTGTCAGCATCACTCGTTTGAAGCCATCAGTTGTCGAAATCCCGTCCCGGTCTCGAGCCATCGGATCCGTGAACGGACCATCAACTCCTTCTGCAGTGGCGTGGAAGTGCATCGAGTGACAGCCGAGGCACAGCGCAGGCTCAGTCTGCTTGAGCAGGTTGTCGGCTACCGCCCCGTGCGGCGTGTGGCAAATCTGACAATCTTCGTTGACCGGCGCGTGCTCGTACACGAACGGACCTTCCTTGTCGGCATGACAGGTCAGGCAGAGTTCGCGACCGGTCGACTCCTGAGTCAGAGTGCCGTCGCCACCATGAATGCCGTGGCAGTCTTCGCAGGCCAGTTTTCCTTCGGCGATTGGATGATGTGAAGGCATGGTAGCCGCTGCGCGGACGCCGCTGTGGCAGTCGTAACAGAGTTCCGGTGTCTCCTTTCGGAGCGACCGCTTGGTCGCCTGATGGACGATGTGGCAACTGGCACACGAGACATCAGCCGTGCTATGGTGTGAGACTGACCAATCATCAAACTGCGGGCCGTTGTGGCAACTCAGACAAAGCTCGCGCGAACCGAATTGGTCGATCCGCGCGGGATTGATGATCTGATTCGGGTCGCCCGAGGTGATATGTGCCGAACCTTGGCCGTGACAAGCCTCACAAGGGTTTTCTTTCCAGGCGGCGGACTCCGCCAGGAATAGTCCATGCGGCATGTTGTGAAAAGATTCACTAACTTCGGCGTGACATTCGGCGCAGACGCCAGCCGCGCTCGGTGCGGATGTCATCACCGGAAACACCAGAGCCAGGATCGCAAGCGCTCCGATCAGAGACGAATGCGGTTTCCGAACTCGTGTTATCGCAAATTCCATGGTACCTCCAGAGTATATGGGCATCTTTTGCATATGTTTTCGGGGGATGGCCGAGTCACGGTTTCAG
The genomic region above belongs to Candidatus Zixiibacteriota bacterium and contains:
- a CDS encoding GSU2204 family CXXCH-containing (seleno)protein; translation: MRRKFIVLLIILTGSMAVPALQAANDVSSRDQYSLWLGSHYTDFSDYAKKVGEYNLGNSELLPEFGFSQYSVREGTIFRLDANYFDDQNIFGRLETSTSDRFTGLFQYRSLTKQMGQDNLSNMEVREWLSTRPGGKIVTHEILDPNADYNTNRQELLGRISMLLSRSKNLRLMATHRSILERGTEQSTSSSHCFSCHITSQGVDVDRRTHQFETGVQGDFGKYTIGYQFGYRHFNSRVPNPYASYDPAINPVNGTSGPEFDSRLVFADTVAAYGAAPQTEKLSHKVRVKREIGKGHLAGTAGFTHVTNKRVDLSTDALTGSATYSVPLAAHTRMIARASAVRQRSDDPFIDLPTFRAGRPGPQVSFDYTRWSSLDRSDLKGSLEVIRKLNPRLTMSLLGGYDRRVRSNYPGAGMSYTTGRFTGQTKFRYRSADRVNMALTYRFEKTSDPFANLNGLFEERGRDVLRPLVPGFGFVFYFQREDLKYQNVSTLPTDYHEANLTVSWIPSANSTVALMLKGIYDKNSELDSLDVNHVSFQPNLNVTLSPNSEWAFAGGYNYLYDRAKEPVTVALFDG
- a CDS encoding GSU2203 family decaheme c-type cytochrome, which produces MEFAITRVRKPHSSLIGALAILALVFPVMTSAPSAAGVCAECHAEVSESFHNMPHGLFLAESAAWKENPCEACHGQGSAHITSGDPNQIINPARIDQFGSRELCLSCHNGPQFDDWSVSHHSTADVSCASCHIVHQATKRSLRKETPELCYDCHSGVRAAATMPSHHPIAEGKLACEDCHGIHGGDGTLTQESTGRELCLTCHADKEGPFVYEHAPVNEDCQICHTPHGAVADNLLKQTEPALCLGCHSMHFHATAEGVDGPFTDPMARDRDGISTTDGFKRVMLTKCTQCHPMIHGSDLPSQAISTGGNALTR